One region of Grus americana isolate bGruAme1 chromosome 20, bGruAme1.mat, whole genome shotgun sequence genomic DNA includes:
- the BRD3OS gene encoding putative uncharacterized protein BRD3OS → MTDKVMNGRVPLPEKALSEGYARLRYRDTSLLIWQQQQQKLESAPPNTYLSRSRSMWYSQYGNEAILVRDKNKLDVSRDTGQSKFCAIM, encoded by the coding sequence ATGACTGACAAAGTAATGAACGGGAGGGTGCCCCTGCCTGAAAAAGCCTTGTCTGAGGGCTACGCTCGGCTGCGGTACAGGGACACCTCGCTGCTcatctggcagcagcagcagcagaaactggAGTCAGCCCCCCCCAACACTTACCTGAGCCGGAGTCGGAGCATGTGGTACTCGCAGTACGGCAACGAAGCCATCCTGGTGCGGGACAAAAACAAGCTGGATGTCTCCAGGGACACAGGGCAATCAAAGTTTTGTGCTATTATGTAA